A genomic window from Klebsiella quasipneumoniae subsp. quasipneumoniae includes:
- the xylF gene encoding D-xylose ABC transporter substrate-binding protein — MKIKNLCLTLCASSLLLASMAGMAKEVKIGMAIDDLRLERWQKDRDIFVNKAESLGAKVFVQSANGNEETQMSQIENMINRGVDVLVIIPYNGQVLSNVIKEAKQEGIKVLAYDRMINNADIDFYISFDNEKVGEMQAQSLVDKVPQGNYFLMGGSPVDNNAKLFRAGQMKILKPYVDEGKIKIVGDQWVDGWLPENALKIMENALTANNNKIDAVVASNDATAGGAIQALTAQGLAGKVAISGQDADLAGVKRIISGTQTMTVYKPITTLATNAAEIAVELGNDKQPKSDTTLNNGLKDVPSRLLTPIEVNKENIDATVIKDGFHKKSEL; from the coding sequence ATGAAGATAAAGAACCTTTGCCTTACGCTTTGCGCCAGCTCCCTCCTGCTCGCCAGCATGGCGGGGATGGCGAAAGAAGTGAAGATTGGCATGGCCATCGACGATCTGCGTCTGGAACGCTGGCAGAAAGACCGCGATATTTTCGTCAATAAAGCGGAATCCTTAGGCGCCAAAGTTTTTGTCCAGTCCGCCAATGGCAATGAAGAAACGCAGATGTCGCAAATTGAAAATATGATCAACCGCGGCGTCGATGTCTTGGTTATTATTCCTTATAACGGTCAGGTGCTCAGTAACGTTATTAAAGAGGCCAAGCAGGAAGGTATTAAAGTGCTGGCCTATGATCGCATGATTAATAATGCTGATATTGATTTCTATATTTCTTTCGACAATGAAAAAGTCGGCGAAATGCAGGCGCAAAGCCTGGTCGACAAAGTGCCGCAGGGTAATTATTTTCTGATGGGCGGCTCGCCGGTGGATAATAACGCCAAGCTGTTCCGCGCCGGCCAGATGAAGATCCTCAAGCCGTATGTCGATGAGGGCAAAATTAAGATTGTCGGCGATCAGTGGGTTGACGGCTGGCTGCCGGAAAACGCGCTGAAAATAATGGAAAACGCGCTGACGGCGAATAATAACAAAATCGATGCCGTGGTGGCCTCCAATGACGCAACCGCCGGCGGCGCCATCCAGGCCTTAACCGCCCAGGGGCTGGCAGGCAAAGTGGCGATCTCCGGTCAGGATGCTGACCTGGCGGGCGTGAAGCGCATTATTTCCGGTACCCAGACGATGACCGTCTATAAACCGATTACCACCCTGGCCACCAACGCCGCCGAAATCGCCGTTGAGCTGGGCAACGATAAGCAGCCGAAGTCTGACACCACGCTGAATAACGGCTTAAAAGATGTCCCTTCGCGCCTGTTAACGCCAATTGAAGTGAATAAAGAGAATATCGACGCCACGGTGATTAAAGACGGTTTCCATAAAAAGAGTGAACTGTAA
- the xylA gene encoding xylose isomerase has product MQTYFDQLDRVRYEGPKSANPLAFRHYNPDELVLGKRMEDHLRFAACYWHTFCWNGADMFGVGSFDRPWQQPGDALEMAKRKADVAFEFFHKLNVPYYCFHDVDVSPEGSSLKEYSNNFARMVEVLAEKQQQSGVKLLWGTANCFTNPRYGAGAATNPDPEVFSWAATQVVTAMNATHQLGGENYVLWGGREGYETLLNTDLRQEREQIGRFMQLVVEHKHKIGFKGTLLIEPKPQEPTKHQYDYDASTVYGFLKQFGLEKEIKLNIEANHATLAGHSFHHEIATAIALGLFGSVDANRGDPQLGWDTDQFPNSVEENALVMYEILKAGGFTTGGLNFDAKVRRQSTDKYDLFYGHIGAMDTMALSLKVAARMIEDGELDKRVAKRYAGWNGELGQQILNGQMTLSDIAQYAAQHQLAPQHRSGQQEQLENLVNHYLFDK; this is encoded by the coding sequence ATGCAGACCTATTTCGATCAACTCGATCGCGTTCGTTACGAAGGCCCGAAATCCGCTAACCCGCTGGCTTTCCGTCATTACAACCCGGATGAACTGGTGCTGGGCAAACGGATGGAAGATCATCTGCGTTTTGCGGCCTGTTACTGGCACACCTTCTGCTGGAATGGCGCCGATATGTTTGGCGTGGGCTCCTTCGACCGCCCATGGCAGCAGCCTGGCGACGCCCTGGAGATGGCCAAACGCAAAGCCGATGTGGCGTTCGAATTTTTCCATAAACTCAACGTGCCTTACTACTGCTTCCACGACGTTGACGTCTCGCCGGAAGGGAGTTCGCTCAAGGAGTACAGCAATAACTTCGCCCGGATGGTCGAGGTGCTGGCGGAGAAGCAGCAGCAGAGCGGCGTCAAGCTCCTGTGGGGGACCGCAAACTGCTTCACCAACCCGCGCTACGGCGCCGGCGCGGCCACCAACCCGGACCCGGAAGTGTTTAGCTGGGCGGCCACCCAGGTGGTTACCGCCATGAATGCCACCCATCAGCTGGGCGGCGAAAACTATGTCCTGTGGGGCGGTCGCGAGGGCTATGAAACCCTGCTGAATACCGACCTGCGCCAGGAGCGTGAACAGATAGGGCGCTTTATGCAGCTGGTGGTGGAGCATAAGCATAAAATCGGCTTTAAAGGCACGCTGCTGATCGAGCCCAAACCGCAGGAGCCTACCAAGCATCAGTATGATTATGACGCCTCTACCGTGTACGGCTTCCTCAAGCAGTTTGGTCTGGAAAAAGAGATTAAACTGAACATTGAAGCCAACCATGCGACCCTTGCCGGCCACTCGTTCCATCATGAGATCGCGACGGCCATCGCGCTGGGGCTGTTCGGTTCCGTCGACGCCAACCGCGGCGATCCGCAGCTGGGCTGGGATACCGACCAGTTCCCGAACAGCGTCGAAGAGAACGCGCTGGTGATGTATGAAATTCTCAAAGCGGGCGGCTTCACCACCGGCGGCCTCAATTTTGATGCGAAAGTGCGCCGTCAGAGCACCGACAAATACGATCTGTTCTACGGCCATATCGGCGCGATGGATACCATGGCGCTGTCGCTGAAGGTCGCGGCGCGGATGATCGAAGACGGTGAGCTGGATAAACGCGTGGCCAAACGCTACGCCGGCTGGAACGGCGAGCTGGGGCAGCAGATCCTTAACGGGCAGATGACCCTCAGCGACATTGCCCAGTACGCCGCTCAGCATCAGCTGGCGCCGCAGCATCGCAGCGGTCAGCAGGAACAACTGGAAAACCTGGTCAACCATTATCTGTTTGACAAGTAA
- the xylB gene encoding xylulokinase, translating to MYIGIDLGTSGVKAILLNEQGDVVASHTEKLTVSRPHPLWSEQDPEQWWQATDTAMKALGAQHSLRDVKALGIAGQMHGATLLDKSLQVLRPAILWNDGRCGEECQLLEEKVSASRQITGNLMMPGFTAPKLLWVQRHEAAVFSQVDKVLLPKDYLRLRMTGELASDMSDAAGTLWMDVARRDWSDEMLAACDLSRDAMPALFEGSDVTGQLRPEVAQAWNMPQALVVGGGGDNAAGAVGVGMADAGQAMLSLGTSGVYFAVSEGFLSKPESAVHSFCHALPGRWHLMSVMLSAASCLDWAAKLTGLASVPALIAAAQSADESAGPVWFLPYLSGERTPHNNPQAKGVFFGLTHQHGPAELARAVLEGVGYALADGMDVVHACGIKPQSITLIGGGARSAYWRQMLADISGQQLDYRTGGDVGPALGAARLAQLAVHGEADRAGLLSPLPLEQAHRPDDRRVAHYAPQRETFRQIYQQLKPLMS from the coding sequence ATGTATATCGGCATCGATCTGGGGACATCGGGCGTCAAAGCCATTCTGCTCAATGAGCAGGGTGATGTGGTGGCATCGCATACCGAAAAACTCACCGTCTCGCGTCCGCATCCGCTGTGGTCGGAACAAGATCCCGAGCAGTGGTGGCAGGCTACGGACACGGCGATGAAAGCCCTGGGCGCGCAGCATAGTCTGCGCGACGTGAAGGCGCTGGGGATCGCCGGGCAGATGCACGGCGCCACCCTGCTGGATAAATCGCTACAGGTGCTGCGTCCTGCCATTTTATGGAATGACGGCCGCTGCGGCGAAGAGTGCCAGCTGCTGGAGGAAAAAGTCAGCGCTTCCCGGCAGATCACCGGCAACCTGATGATGCCGGGCTTTACGGCGCCGAAGCTCTTGTGGGTGCAGCGCCACGAGGCGGCGGTGTTCAGCCAGGTCGATAAAGTGCTGTTGCCGAAGGATTATCTGCGTCTGCGGATGACCGGCGAGCTTGCCAGCGATATGTCTGACGCCGCCGGTACCCTGTGGATGGATGTCGCCCGACGCGACTGGAGCGATGAGATGCTCGCCGCCTGCGATCTCAGCCGGGACGCGATGCCGGCGCTGTTTGAAGGCAGCGACGTCACCGGGCAGCTGCGTCCGGAGGTGGCGCAGGCGTGGAATATGCCACAGGCGCTGGTGGTGGGGGGCGGCGGCGACAACGCCGCCGGCGCGGTCGGGGTCGGCATGGCCGATGCCGGTCAGGCGATGCTGTCGCTGGGCACTTCAGGTGTGTATTTCGCGGTCAGCGAAGGGTTCCTCAGCAAGCCTGAAAGCGCAGTGCATAGCTTTTGCCATGCGCTGCCGGGCCGCTGGCATCTGATGTCGGTGATGCTCAGCGCGGCCTCCTGTCTGGACTGGGCGGCGAAATTAACCGGTCTCGCCAGCGTGCCGGCGCTGATTGCGGCGGCGCAGTCAGCCGACGAGAGCGCCGGTCCGGTGTGGTTCCTGCCCTATCTGTCGGGCGAACGCACGCCGCACAACAACCCGCAGGCCAAGGGCGTCTTCTTCGGCCTGACGCATCAGCATGGGCCGGCAGAGCTGGCGCGGGCGGTGCTGGAGGGGGTGGGCTATGCGCTGGCGGACGGCATGGACGTGGTTCACGCCTGCGGCATCAAGCCGCAGAGCATCACCCTTATCGGCGGCGGGGCGCGTAGCGCTTACTGGCGACAAATGCTGGCGGATATCAGCGGTCAGCAGCTCGATTACCGTACCGGGGGCGACGTCGGCCCGGCGCTGGGGGCGGCCAGGCTGGCGCAGCTGGCGGTGCACGGCGAAGCCGACCGCGCCGGACTGTTGTCGCCGCTGCCGCTTGAGCAAGCGCATCGCCCGGACGATCGCCGAGTGGCCCACTATGCGCCACAGCGGGAAACCTTCCGCCAGATTTATCAGCAGCTGAAACCGCTGATGTCATAG